The Scylla paramamosain isolate STU-SP2022 unplaced genomic scaffold, ASM3559412v1 Contig2, whole genome shotgun sequence nucleotide sequence aaccttcctcctcttcttttcttcttcttcttcctcctcctactcctcctcctcttcttcttccttctgattttcttccttctcctccttctcctgtttctcttcttattttttcttcttccttcttttcacattttcacgTCATCttcaatttattattatcattattattgttattattatcgttgttgttgttgttgttgttattgttgttgttattgtcgtgtTTTGTTGCCTagacacccactctctctctctctctctctctctctctctctctctctctctctctctctctcccattactttaaccaccactactactactactactactactactattgctacttgtCATCATTAATACTCCCTCCTATGTAATCCGTTAAGTAATTCTATGTAATTTTCTAAATAATTACACATAAATAATTAGTGGATAAGAattacaccaaaacaaacaaacaaataaacaatttaTTCACAAATTACaaataagctaaaattaaagacaaaacaatgtgtgtgagagagagagagagagagagagagagagagagagagagagagagagagagagagagagagagagagagagagagagaaggaaagttttGGTTAACATatagtaaatctctctctctctctctctctctctctctctctctctctctctctctctctctctctctctctctctctctcagaaaactACAGTAGATCATTATTCTCtataaaaattaaagcaatattttgtcattattcttaagtaataacaataattgtcTTAAGATATTGAtgattgtcattattattattattattattattattattattattattattattattattattatgaaaggagagaaattattaggagattgtctgtctgtttgtctgtctgtatgtgtgtatctgtctgtttgtctgtatgtatatgtgtgtgtgtgtgtgtgtgtgtgtgtgtgtgtgtgtgtgtgtgtgtgtgtgtgtgtgtgtgtgtgtgtgtgtgtgtgtgtgtgtgtgtgtggttgtttatccgtttgtttgtttgtttgtttgtttgtttgtttgtttgtctgtctgtctcccttttcctttctcgtctgtacacacacaaacgcacacacacaaaacacacacaaacacacacaaaacacacaaacacacacaaacacactcaaaacacacacaaatacactcaaaacacacacaaacacacacaaaacacacacacacacacacaaaacacacacacacacacacacacacacacacacaaacacacacaaacacactcaaaacacacacaaacacactcaaaacacacacaaacacacacaaacacacacacacacacactcaaaacacacacaaacacacaaaacacacacaaacacacacaaacacactcaaaacacacacaaacacactcaaaacacacacaaacacactcaaaacacacacaaacacactcaaaacacacacaaacacactcaaaacacacacaaacacactcaaaacacacacaaacacactcaaaacacacacaaacacactcaaaacacacacaaacacacaaacacacacaaaacacaaacaaacacactcaaaacacacacaaacacactcaaaacacacacaaacacacaaacacacaaacacacacaaacacactcaaaacacacacaaacacactcaaaacacacacaaacacactcaaaacacacacaaacacactcaaaacacacacaaacacaaacacacacaaaagacactcaaaacacacacaaacacacacaaaagacactcaaaacacatctaaacacactccaaacacacccaaacacacccaaacacagccAAACACTCATATCAGCTTCTGTGCCGCTGTTCTGGTGCGCCTCCTTGCCAAACACAGCATCGCCACGACCACTAACAGGCACagcactaccacaaccaccaccaccaccacccacgctCCCATGCCGCCCGTGCTGGTGCGGACGCGCGCTGGGTCTAGGTACAGTGGGGCTAGGTTCGACACTTCGCTgttggggagatggggaggggagtggggggagagggagagagggagggagaataattaagtagtagtaataataataataataataataataataataataataataataataataataataataataataataataatagtaataataataataataataaaaggaaaaaactgagagagagagagagagagagagagagagagagagagagagagagagagagagagagagagagagagagattactttgcttatttcattcactctttctctctttctctctcatatttaaccccccactctctctctctctctctctctctctctctctctctctctctctctctctctctctctctctctctctcagacacatgaacatcaccaaaacaacaacaacaataactactactactactactactactactattccatcattattatcaacatcatcattaccaccaccaccaccaccaccaccaccaccaccaccaccaccaccaccttacctgACGGAGCCCACATCGTCCCACGCCCTCAGTGCGAAGTAGGTCTTATGAGAGTTGAGGGTAAGAGAGACATTGAGGAGGAGATGTGtacccccctccacctccaccggAAGTCCACTTAAGTCCACCACGCTCCACCCGGtcatactgttgttgttgttgtaggaggaggaagaggaggaggaggaggaggaggaggagttaactATGAAATTCTCTTCTTCTAAATTCCTCACATCTGTTGACATTCTCAGTTCATATCCTgaaactaaagagagagagagtgtaaatgacaaagagagagagagagagagagagagagagagagagagagagagagagaggggggaaggcaCGATGGATGAGTTGAGtgacagaaaataataagaaaaagaagaggaggaggaggaggaggaggaggaggaggaggaggaggaggaggaggaggaggaggaggaggaggaggaaggaagtaatgaaCCAAATGATGACACGAGAAgacaggacgagagagagagagagagagagagagagagagagagagagagagagagagagagagagagagagagagagagagagagagagagagagagagagagacacatgaaaacaacaaaacacacatacgcacacatctcccccccctctctctctctctctctctctctctctctctctctctctctcacctatccCGCTGTCCAAATCATCCCCAGGCGCAGTCCATCTTATCCTGACGGAGGCGTGGATGGGTAGGGAGCCGCGCCCCCACCCCACGCCCACCAAGGCCACACTGAGGTCCCGCACTCTCGAAGGCGCCAGCACATCCGTCTCAGGCACGTTGGTCACctgcgggagagagagggagagggaggggaggaatgttAAGTtagtatgggagagagagagagagagaaagagagagagagaattggattTAATTTGGTAGACTGAAGTAAACAAACCGTGCGAGTGGGTAAACTGTTCAGCCATTCAtaagttagtctctctctctctctctctctctctctctctctctctctctctctctctctctctctctctctctctcagacagacacacacaaacacacacacacacacaaacacacacacacacacacacacaccttcagagAGCCGCCGCTGTAAGTCCTCTGAAAGTTCCCAGTGGGGGTTGAGTCGCGGGGCACTGGGATGACACTACCGCAGCACCTTTCAGGGACCCCTAGGGAAATTACATAGAATTATATAGGATTACATAACTACACAGGATTACACAATTATATAATTACATAGCCTTAAATgaaattttgtattatttaaaaAATGTAGGATTAAAAGTGGTTCTATATAATTACATACCTTACATAAGTTTCTATGATTACAAATAATTACATATGATTACAAGTTATTGTGGATATGTAATGTACTGCATCATGTTTCAtatcataaaacaaacaaacaaacaaacaaacaaaccaagaaTAGTGTGAATATAGTCCTCATCCAtatcttgctcttcctcttcctcctcccccttctcctccacctcccttcttcttcttcttactggTTGAGAGGTGCCGCTGTGAATCACGGCAGTGCCCCCGTCCGTCACCTGTGTGTAATTGTAAGTAATCAGGTGTAATTGTAATCAGCTAGtgtggagaggatggaatggGGGCTATTCACTGTAACTTGGCGGAATGTAACTTTTGatttttgtttgatttctttgtttagtttctttcaaTATGATTTGTTTTATAATCATGTAATTTTCGGTAActttaagtacacacacacacacacacacacacacacacacctgggcccTCACGATGTAGCGCCCCGGGGAGGTGAAGTGCGTCATGTAGTGGGAATATACCCCGTCCCCCGCCGTAATGTCCGCACCCTGTCCGTTGTCCCGCAGTGTGTACACCTGGGTGGGTTCATGCTCGTGGGGCGGCGTGATGAAGGCCCTGgcggagagaagaaggaggaggaggaggaggaggaggaggaggaggaggaggaggaggaggagaagttatcaaaatatatatacttgcAAGATTCCTCTAATTataaccattattattattattattattattattattattattattattattaccgatCACTAAATTCCATCAAATattcagcaacacacacacacacacacacacacatacacacatatatcacCTCCCGTATGATCAGCGAGGTTAAACAACGGTGGGTctggttagtacttggatgggtgaccgtcTGGGGATATTAAAGTGCcttctaaaacacacacacacacacacacacacacacacacacacacacacacacacacacacacacacacacacacacacacacacacacacctacctaacGTCAGCATTCACCACGGGGCTGTTTCCTTGCATCACTTTAGCAAAGATCACTACTCTGTCCACGGTAGCATTAACATCCTTGGCGCCATGACTTATCTgtcgtagcagcagcagcagcagcagcagcagtagtagtagtagtagtagtagtagtatagtccGTTCAAATTATATTAGTAAATTTACACAGCACAATGGGTCCTTAAGATTATATGAGTAGGTGCGTGCGACAAGGGCCAAGCGCCAGCCACTGTGAAATGGAGTTATTAATGTATTCTGCTTTATAATTTCCACTACATCTTAGAAATAACACTGATGTGATCGTATCTCTATCGTGCTCGCAGCTAACATCCATTCATCAAAGCAGTGGACACCTCATCAGTCATGCTCTCTGCTCGCCATCACCGTCTCATTCGATAAATATCAGATGTTTGAAGAGGCAGCTGTTGATAGTGATGGTTGATTTTAACGCAAAACATTACTGTACACTATTGTTACTCAAAAATTAATGTTACACACATGAAACTTTCCataaatgacaataacaaaCTTCATtgcgggggtggaggggggcaCGTAAGTTTTCTGTCAACATGTGCCTACCAGCCACCCTAAAATGTCGTACAGCATTGCTAATGCCAATATCCTTATGTTTTGTGTCAAGTTATTAGAGCCAGCCATGTTATTAAGGTACAATTATTACCTAActattgctgagagagagagagagagagagagagagagagagagagagagagagagagagagagagagagagagagagagagagagagagagagaggaggaaatagaaattATCATACGTCTGGCAGCATCGTCCATTTCTCCACCACCCCTCCCCGCCCACTTCCTAGAGAGAGTGGCGCCGAGACAGCGCAACTGAGCCAGTGGAAGCAATAAGATTATTGTCACGCAGTGTTTTACTTGGGAGTCTGAGCCTGTCCTTGATGAATTATTAAGAGATGCTGCATGTCAACAGATTTGTTTGTTCAGAGGTTTACTGCAGAGAGCATGGCTGATGAGCTGTACACTGCTTTCATTAATGGATGTTAGCTACACGCACGATAGATACGATGTCAAAGTTTCAAAATCTTAAAATGTTTCCTGCTTAACACAACGTATTATTCATTTTGTAACTTTTTAATTATTGAACGTGACGAAATCAGAAGTACATCACGTAAAAGCTAAGAAAATGTAGTTTATATTGAGATATAACACACAACTGCATATCCTCCGTATGAGACGCACTAGACAAGTAAAGTAAAGCGATGGTGAACGACCGACCCACGCACTTTCCTTCCATGTTTACACTTGGCGCTCGGCCCACTGTTGCAGCCACTACGCATATGCACTATTTCTCAATCTTTCCTACATTACTCGTTCACTCAGAAATGTAAAATAatagagtaaataaaaatagataaaaatagataaatacgtaAATTTCTACAGTATCTttaaggaaggtggaaatggaTGTTGTATTAGGAAAGAGTATagttattattcatgtctcctcttcttcctctttcaaattatcgtcaccaccaccaccatcaccatcaccaagtTTATAGAGatatttatccttatttttttcctttcatcactatcattatcatcatcattattcttattcatcgtcattatcttcatcatcatcatcattttttttactcaccaccaccaccacaaccacaaccatcatTGCTAACATCACTATCACAATTATTTATAaacacatcatcaccaccatcattgctattatcattattgctatcaccatcaccaccaccaccaccaccaccaccaccacctacccagGCTTTAGTGGTGATGGGCTGCACACTCGGGTCTCGCTGCAGGCTGACGATCCTTACCCTGACGGAGGTGCTTCTCTCCCCTGACAGCCCTACCTTCCACTGCCACAGCCCGGCCTAcgaatgggggaagagagatagaaggtGATAAATGAGGGAATAGGGAGAATACGTGATAATTGTGGGGTTACAGAGAATATGTGATGAAGAATAGGGATAAGGTAATGAAAGGTACGTGAGGGAGAGTTAACGAATGGGGTTATaggaataaataatgataattgtgaGAATAAGGGGAAAATGTGATAATATGATGAAATGGgagtatataatgaaaaattagATGAGGTGGTAATAATGAGAAGGATTTACGAATGAGTGTATAGGGATAAAttgagataaaagaaggaataaggggAAAAGGTGACAATATGATGAACTgtgaaaagatataaaaaaaataaacaaaagataatTAGAAGAAAACGTGTTATAACAAATAGGAATTAGTTTACGAATGGGGGGAAGGCGAAATGGCGATAAAAGAGGGAATAATGGGAGAATGGTGTCTATATTACcggaagaaacactcttgagaaccgtGCTAGTCATGTATAGGGCCTTTGCAAATCGTGGCGAGAGAGAGCTAAGAATTTCTGAATGCCGGCCTGTCTCACCTCagctaatgaataaaaaaaaaaaacaagactaaagtaaaaaataaaaaaaagttatgaataTTGACATAGTGACAGCGGTGGAAcatactctctccctcccttccacctgaaaaaaataaataaataagaaaacaagattaaaaaaatataaataaggttACAATTGGTGGCAGCTGTGGGATATACCGtttctccctcttactctttaccacctcgtctctccctcccactcaccttccctctcactctctctctctctcacctcagctAGGGGCACCACCAAAAGCCAGGTAGAGGAATCCGGATCAAAACGAGCATTCCTGTACACTGTGCCATCTGGACCAATCAGAACAGGCGCTGACGTAATCTGCGGGTTCGTGAGTCTGGGAGACGAACTGGAGACCtgatgaaggagagaatatGGGAAGACTCGGATTATTGTGGAAATTTGAGAATGAAAGATGACATGGAATTAGAGAAAAGTACAAAGAGAATAAGGATAATTAAGACACGTGGGTAAATGGTGAAGTGGGAGAAAGTGCAATATCTGGGTGAATGAGAAACCGTGATAAAGATGGGAATAGAGGGGAAGTACGATAATTGGTggaaatatggaagaaagaaatatggtttgaaagtagaaaaggaataaaaggatgaaaacgACTAGGAATACGTGAtaaatagggaagagagaggaatttcAATGCGATAACACAGGGGAAAAAGGGGGAAGTATGATAATCGCTGGAAATATGAGAATGAAAGATAACCTGAAAttaagataaagagataaatttatagagagatgaataaataggaTATAATAAGGATGCAataaaatcctctctctctctctctctctctctctctctctctctctctctctctctctctctctctctctctctctctctctctctctctctctcttacctgggCTCCAGTCTCCAGTCTCAAGGTCAGGTTCCTGCCCACAGTAAAGTCAACATGGAAGGTGGATGATGCCTCTCGGCCGCCATCTTTGTACACCGTCTCGAAAatctgtggtggtgatagtagtagtagtagtagtagtagtagtagtagtagtagtagtagtagtagtagtagtagtagtagtagtagtagtagtagtagcttttttttatgtaggagggacatcggccaagggcaacaaaaatctcccccaaaaaaagaaaaaaaaaacattgatatgccggtccccgaatagtgtccaaagcggtagtcaaaaaataaaggataagtgtcttgaaacctccctcttcaaggagtttaagtcacaggaaggtggaaatacagaagcaggcagcgagttccagagtttaccagagaaagggatgaatgactgagaatactggttaactcttgcgttagagaggtggacagaataggggtgagagaaagaagaaagtgttgtgcagcgaggccaaaggaggaggggaggcatgcagttagtaagatcagaagagcagttagcaggaaaatagcggtagaagacagctagagatgcaacaatgcggccatgagagagaggctgaagacagtcagttagaggagaggagttgatgagacgaaaagcttttgattccaccctgtctagaagagcggtatgagtggaaccccgaAACATGTCAAGAATACTCCATGCACTGTCCTCACGTGGCCACTCTGattatttttaacctttctccttcctttctctctcaagGGGATACCACGCCTTCCCTACACTTctgccagtccttagggaaaacaccagCATTGCCTTTCTGTGTTCCTCCAAGGTCACTGGCAAGAATAACAACACCTGTGATTGGTTCCTTCACCTCATTTACAGGCACCTGATTGGCCATCCCTTCATCTCAGATTCTCAACCCTAATCCATTTCTTTCACATAAATAGAGTTTGTACGCATCGCTAGACATCAATTCAAGGAAGAGATCGGAGACAGATAGTGCAGAGATGGCACGTGAGATCACACAGACAGTTCagagtcaatcagtcagtcttcAGAGAGGGAGAATCAAGCGTTGTCCTGTCCGTCGTAGTCTGTGTCTCGGTGTCACACGTGTACACCAatccatcattaaatcaagaagtaCCGTACGTCTATCTACTTGTGTATCCTTTACTCGCACAACGGTAATCTAAACGACTACCCGCGCACTCCACGCTACCAGTATCCATGGAGAAAGGGCCACCATCATCTATTCTGCCACCATCATCTCCAGCAACATCCAGTAAGTCAAGCAACCAGTGACAGCAATATAGTACAAGTGGCAGTGACTTCTCTTCGAACAACTGATATGCAATTTTTTTCCTCGAGGCAACACTATCACTAGTCACAGGAACATCAACACTCCCACTTCTCCCCTGCCCCTTCCATTCCCCTCTCCATCCCCTCACCGTGATGGGCGTGTCTGGCTGCGGGGGCTGGAAGGTGAGCGCCCCAACAAAGGCGTCCTCCAGCATCTGTCCCTCATCTATGTCTATCACTGTAAAAGTCTTGCCGCCCGTGGACCGTGCCACCTTTTCCAACTGCAGGTCCGCCTCTTCCCTGTGGGGGGGAGATGAGTGGACATGagctggtggagggagtggaggatagGTGGAATTACATACAGTACATTCTGATTATTTGAATATGTATGTGAATTGCtgataggttacgttaggttaggtatgaaTGATGTGGCGATTAGGTGAAAGATGGTACTTTCATAACTGTTACTCATTATTTAAATATGTGGATTATTGATAGGTTACGTTAATGTGGAGATGAGTGGATAATGAGATATGAGTGGAGATGAGACGGGGTGATGACTGGAGAACACTATTATTAACAACTATAACTATGAGTACTATCATTAAtgaagagagtgtatgtgtgtgtgtgtgtatgtgtgaactAATTAAATACTATGATTACTGAGATTGGTATGcaaatcactactactactaataataattctactactactac carries:
- the LOC135096057 gene encoding calcium-activated chloride channel regulator 1-like, giving the protein MDGRWKKARWRWRTPAVMVAVSLWAWVGVLGETRARLVDNGYEGVVVGVSQAVEDEHGAELVEALKHTLTEASRRLFVATDRRAYFRTVTIVVPREWTKVNLTHHEGSENFEDSDIKVDEMNPVYRHQPYTQQNLGCGAPGQHIHLTPTYLLNDSAARGWGSRGKVLLQEWAKYRWGVFDELGYAEDPAFPLFYISHRRNRPSLCSDREVTGRLIDKLHLSACRMLPSGEPDANCRFIPYPHQTATSSLLSDLAIRSKEVKHFCGTEGRPHNSAAPTKHNFHCRGRSAWDVILSHSDFEDGANPPSDHFENPTFRVVQQADATYALVLDYSGSMNNHYRVHKLRRIARRWLLYEVATGSYVSIINFNKNARLVRSLTRVTDKASRKLLANSIETKADGGTSIGSGLYVAARQVLRDSANPVILLITDGEENENPRIDHVLFDVVKSGARVVTVAFGEEADLQLEKVARSTGGKTFTVIDIDEGQMLEDAFVGALTFQPPQPDTPITIFETVYKDGGREASSTFHVDFTVGRNLTLRLETGAQVSSSSPRLTNPQITSAPVLIGPDGTVYRNARFDPDSSTWLLVVPLAEAGLWQWKVGLSGERSTSVRVRIVSLQRDPSVQPITTKAWISHGAKDVNATVDRVVIFAKVMQGNSPVVNADVRAFITPPHEHEPTQVYTLRDNGQGADITAGDGVYSHYMTHFTSPGRYIVRAQVTDGGTAVIHSGTSQPVRRRRREVEEKGEEEEEEQDMDEDYIHTILGVPERCCGSVIPVPRDSTPTGNFQRTYSGGSLKVTNVPETDVLAPSRVRDLSVALVGVGWGRGSLPIHASVRIRWTAPGDDLDSGIVSGYELRMSTDVRNLEEENFIVNSSSSSSSSSSSSYNNNNSMTGWSVVDLSGLPVEVEGGTHLLLNVSLTLNSHKTYFALRAWDDVGSVSEVSNLAPLYLDPARVRTSTGGMGAWVVVVVVVVVLCLLVVVAMLCLARRRTRTAAQKLI